The proteins below come from a single Eucalyptus grandis isolate ANBG69807.140 chromosome 3, ASM1654582v1, whole genome shotgun sequence genomic window:
- the LOC104438547 gene encoding mediator of RNA polymerase II transcription subunit 10b isoform X1, producing the protein MDPSQNTMASMGVSGGNGVINPQNDVTSASQDDPKQDLNQVINSIQKTLGLLHQLYLNVSSFNTGLQLPLLQRINSLVLELDNMVKLSEKCHIQVPVEVLNLIDDGKNPDGFTKDIINGCIAKNQITKGKTDSFKGLRKHLLEELDQAFPDEADSFREIRAASAAEAKRLAQAQSSLPNGDMKVKAEP; encoded by the exons ATGGATCCATCACAGAATACCATGGCAAGCATGGGTGTGAGTGGTGGGAATGGGGTGATAAATCCCCAAAATGATGTTACTTCAGCTTCACAAGATGATCCGAAGCAGGACCTCAATCAGGTCATCAATTCTATCCAGAAAACTTTGGGTCTCCTCCATCAACTCTACCTCAATGTCTCATCCTTCAATACTGGCCTTCAACTCCCTCTCCTCCAGCGCAT AAATTCTCTTGTCTTGGAGCTCGACAACATGGTTAAGTTATCAGAAAAGTGCCACATTCAGGTTCCAGTGGAGGTCCTCAA CTTGATTGATGATGGCAAGAATCCAGATGGATTTACAAAGGACATCATCAATGGTTGCAttgcaaaaaatcaaattacgaAGGGAAAAACTGATTCCTTCAAG GGTCTACGGAAGCATCTTCTAGAGGAACTTGATCAAGCATTCCCAGATGAAGCTGATTCTTTTAGAGAGATAAGAGCAGCTTCTGCTGCT GAAGCGAAGCGGCTAGCTCAAGCGCAAAGTTCCTTGCCAAATGGCGATATGAAGGTTAAAGCTGAACCATAG
- the LOC104438547 gene encoding mediator of RNA polymerase II transcription subunit 10b isoform X2, producing the protein MASMGVSGGNGVINPQNDVTSASQDDPKQDLNQVINSIQKTLGLLHQLYLNVSSFNTGLQLPLLQRINSLVLELDNMVKLSEKCHIQVPVEVLNLIDDGKNPDGFTKDIINGCIAKNQITKGKTDSFKGLRKHLLEELDQAFPDEADSFREIRAASAAEAKRLAQAQSSLPNGDMKVKAEP; encoded by the exons ATGGCAAGCATGGGTGTGAGTGGTGGGAATGGGGTGATAAATCCCCAAAATGATGTTACTTCAGCTTCACAAGATGATCCGAAGCAGGACCTCAATCAGGTCATCAATTCTATCCAGAAAACTTTGGGTCTCCTCCATCAACTCTACCTCAATGTCTCATCCTTCAATACTGGCCTTCAACTCCCTCTCCTCCAGCGCAT AAATTCTCTTGTCTTGGAGCTCGACAACATGGTTAAGTTATCAGAAAAGTGCCACATTCAGGTTCCAGTGGAGGTCCTCAA CTTGATTGATGATGGCAAGAATCCAGATGGATTTACAAAGGACATCATCAATGGTTGCAttgcaaaaaatcaaattacgaAGGGAAAAACTGATTCCTTCAAG GGTCTACGGAAGCATCTTCTAGAGGAACTTGATCAAGCATTCCCAGATGAAGCTGATTCTTTTAGAGAGATAAGAGCAGCTTCTGCTGCT GAAGCGAAGCGGCTAGCTCAAGCGCAAAGTTCCTTGCCAAATGGCGATATGAAGGTTAAAGCTGAACCATAG